Proteins from one Mycteria americana isolate JAX WOST 10 ecotype Jacksonville Zoo and Gardens chromosome 1, USCA_MyAme_1.0, whole genome shotgun sequence genomic window:
- the BPGM gene encoding bisphosphoglycerate mutase has product MAKYRLVLLRHGEGAWNKENRFCSWVDQKLSSDGIKEAQNCGKHLKALGFEFDLVFTSVLSRSIQTAWLILEEMGQEWVPIQSSWRLNERHYGALIGLNRAEMALNHGEEQVRIWRRSYDVTPPPITESHPYYEEIYNDRRYKCSDVSQDNLPKAESLKDVLDRLLPYWNEKIVPELKSGKMILISAHGNSCRALLKHVEGISEEDIINVTLPTGVPILLELDENLCPLGPHQFLGDQEAIQAAIKKVEDQGKVKSAEK; this is encoded by the exons ATGGCTAAGTACAGGCTTGTTCTCTTAAGACATGGGGAAGGAGCCTGGAACAAGGAAAATCGCTTCTGCAGCTGGGTGGACCAGAAGCTGAGCAGTGATGGAATAAAGGAAGCTCAGAACTGTGGCAAACACCTTAAAGCTCTGGGTTTTGAGTTTGACCTTGTCTTCACCTCTGTACTCAGCCGCTCCATCCAGACTGCATGGCTTATCCTGGAAGAGATGGGCCAAGAGTGGGTCCCCATTCAGAGTTCCTGGCGACTGAATGAACGTCACTATGGTGCACTGATCGGTCTCAACAGAGCAGAAATGGCTCTGAATCATGGGGAGGAGCAAGTGAGAATATGGAGGAGAAGCTATGATGTAACCCCACCTCCCATAACTGAATCTCATCCTTACTATGAAGAGATATACAATGATCGCCGGTATAAGTGCAGTGATGTCTCTCAGGATAATCTGCCAAAGGCTGAAAGTCTAAAAGATGTGCTTGATAGACTCCTTCCCTATTGGAATGAAAAGATAGTGCCAGAACTGAAAAGTGGCAAAATGATCCTTATATCTGCTCATGGTAACAGCTGCAGGGCATTGCTGAAGCATGTGGAAG gcATCTCCGAAGAGGACATCATCAATGTAACTCTCCCCACTGGTGTGCCCATACTTCTTGAACTTGATGAGAATCTGTGCCCTCTGGGCCCTCACCAGTTTCTGGGTGATCAAGAAGCTATCCAAGCTGCCATCAAAAAAGTGGAAGATCAAGGAAAAGTAAAATCTGCTGAGAAGTAA